One genomic region from Lates calcarifer isolate ASB-BC8 unplaced genomic scaffold, TLL_Latcal_v3 _unitig_2009_quiver_2139, whole genome shotgun sequence encodes:
- the LOC108891626 gene encoding LOW QUALITY PROTEIN: myeloid protein 1-like (The sequence of the model RefSeq protein was modified relative to this genomic sequence to represent the inferred CDS: inserted 1 base in 1 codon), whose product MRRVVVLLAVLCVCDGVKFGQLCSGNSNNTMRTSDKWGDGHYGAQRGNGTHKGLDIVCSDGSTVLAPFNVTLEGGINIFNDNKTTINRGINLRGEGLCFKLLSVMPDQTSGSVGKGQRIGTMLPMQEVYXGIISHVHIQMCDRTDPTPYFN is encoded by the exons atgaGACGTGTCGTCGTTCTGTTGG ctgtgttgtgtgtgtgtgatggtgtaAAGTTCGGTCAGCTCTGCAGCGGAAACTCAAACAACACTATGAGGACGTCAGACAAATGGGGAGACGGTCACTACGGAGCCCAACG ggGAAACGGGACCCATAAAGGTCTGGACATTGTGTGCAGTGATGGATCGACTGTCCTCGCTCCGTTTAATGTGACTCTCGAAGGAGGAATCAACATCTTCAACGACAACAAAACCACTATCAACAGAGGCATCAACCTCAGAGGAGAGG GTTTGTGTTTCAAGCTGCTCAGCGTGATGCCGGATCAAACCTCGGGATCAGTGGGGAAGGGGCAGAGGATCGGCACCATGCTGCCCATGCAGGAAGTTT CCGGGATCATCTCACACGTCCACATCCAGATGTGTGACAGGACCGACCCCACACCGTACTTCAACTGA